The Streptomyces uncialis genomic interval GGGGAGTCGAGGGGCGTGGCGGCCTTGGCGTCCGGCTCGGCGGTGACCTCAAGGATGTTGTCCGCGGCACTGTCGCCACCGTTGCCGCACGCGGTGAGGGTGAGGGCGGCGGCGGTGAGCAGGGCGGAGGCGAGGAGGGTCTTCTTGCGCATACTGCATTCTCCAGAGGGACCGTGGACGGCCTCCGGCCGGACCCGGGTGTCCGGCCGGAGGTGCGTCGTGAGCGTCCCGGCTGTCGGGGCGGGCCGAGACGGTGGAATCGGCCCGGGTGGTACGGCCGGCGGTCAGCCGGTGCTGTTCTTGCGGCGGCTCGCGAACACCCCGAAGGCCGCGCCGAGCAGACCGACGACGATGCCGGTCACGCCGAGGACGCGGGCGGTGGTGTCGCTGTCGTCGGACCCGGCGGCCGAGGAGGACTCGTGCCCGTCGTGTCCGTCGGCCTTGTCGTCCTTGGCCTCCGCGTCCTTGCTGCCGGCGGTGGCGGTGGCCTTGTCCTCGGCCTTGTCGTCGTCACCCGAGCCGTGGTGGTCGTCCTCGGCCTCGCTCAGCGCGAGCACGGGCGCGGGGAACTGCGGCTCCTCGCCACCCGCCCCGGGCACCTCGATCCAGCGCACGACCTCCTTGTTGGAGTACGTCTGGACGGCCTTGAACACCAGCTCGTCGCCCTTCTCGGGGAGCTGGCCCACCGAGACCGGGAACCGCTGGAAGAAGCCGGGCTCGATGCCCTTGCCGTCGGCGGTCCAGGTGACCTTGGTGACGGCCTCGGTGATCTCGTTGCCGTGGATCTTCAGGGGCTTGTCGAGCTTGCCCTTGGTGACCTCGGCCTTCCAGCCCGGCACCGGCTGCGGCAGGACGGAGGCGAGCGGCTGGCCGCCGGGGAACGTCACCTCCAGCTTGGTGGTGGAGGCGTCGTCGCGCTCGTTCGGGACCTTGAAGCCGATCGTGGCGTAACCGCCCTTGGCCGCCTCGCCCTCGGGCTGCACGGAGACATGCGCGAACGCGGGCGACGACAGGACGACGACCGCGGACGCGGTGGCGGCGACGGTGGCGGCGTACAGCGGCACACGGGACTTCTTCATGGGAAACACTCCAGTTCCATGGCCGGGCCATGGCGGTTCGGTGGTCATGACGGACGACGGGCGCGCCCTCGGGCCCGGACCGCCCCGCACTCCTCCGCGACGACGGCGGCGGTTGCCGCCGGCCGCGCGGCCGGGGACGGGCATCCGGGAGGACGCCGGCAGGCGCGCACAGGTGCCACCCGGCACCGGAGGACACGACGGACACCGCACGGGCCGGTCAGGGCGCCGGGCGGGCCGGGGGACGATCGCGGGCGGCACACGACACGACGGCGTACGGACGCATGGCGCTCCCCGGCGGCACGGCGACGGGGCCGTGCCGGTACGGATCCCGGTACAGGGTCCGGCACACGTCCCGGCGCGAGTCCGGTACGGATGCCGTCCCGCATGCCGCTACGGGCTCCGGCAGGGAATCCGTGGCGGATGCCGTCACGGATGCCGGTACGGGCTCCGGGGGCAGGGGAGGAACGTCGGCACACCGGGGTCGCGGCGCCTGGGTCGGCGTCGGTCCGGGGCGAGGTGGGTCAGCGCGTCACGCGCAGAGCGCGTGGGCGGCCACCGGGGACGGCGGCCCCCGTCGGATCACCGAGTGCTGGAGTGCCTCGGTCCGGGGCACGGGTGGCTCGGACCGGTCGGCGGGCACGGGCCGGGGGCCGGTCGACGGCGCCCCGCCGGACTCCGCGAACAGGCACCGGACGAAAGCGAGCGCCGACCGCAGCGCGCGGACCAGCGCCGCCTCGGCGACGCCCTGCGCGGAGAGCCGGACCAGCCGGACCAGCGCGAGATCGCCCCGCCGCAGCAGCCAGCCCACCAGCGCGGCGGACAGCACATGCGCGAGGAGCATCGGCAGGGTGGGCAGCAGATCGGCCACCGAGCCGGAGCCGGACGCCACGGGGGACGCCGGGTCGAAGTGGTGCGGTACCGCGCCGCCGCCCGTACCGCCGCCGGGCAGTACCCGGGCGTCGGTGAGGATGCGCTGGGCCTGCGCCGGGCCGATGGCCACGGCACCCGCCCCGCACATCAACTGCGCGGCCTGCGCGATCAGCGAGGCGTCGGACGGCGCGCCCGGCACGGCCGGACCGTGCTGGCCGATGCCGAAGAGCGTATGGAGCGTCAGCTGACCGGCGGCCAGCAGCGCGGCGATGCCCGGCAGCGACCGGGCCCGTCCGGCCAGCGGCACGGCCACCGCGAACACCACGAGGAACCCCGCCGTCACCGACCACAGGGGCACGGACTCGTACGAGGCGAGCACATGACCGGCCGCGGACAGCACGACACAGACCGCGGCGAACACCGCGGCCCGCAGCAGCCGGAGGTCTCTTCCGGCGCGTCCCTCGCGCTGGTGGGGGGCAGTCATGGCCGGGACATCATCCCACTGGGCCGACGGCCGTGGTGCGGCAGGTCCAGGACGGTCCGGTAGGTCCCAAAGGTCCCGGCCACGGGCGGTGCCCGACCGGCGGCCGGGCGGTCACGACCGGCGTACGGGATGCCCGCGAGCCGTCCGGACGCCCCGGTGGGGAGGCGGTGCGCCTCCGCCGTATGGGCGGCATCACGTCGGCCGCGCGATTGCGGTCACGCACCGATGGCAATACGTAACGGTACGTCGAACCGCAGCCAGGAGGCTGGAGCATGAGCATCTCGTGGTCTCTCCATTTGCGGCGCGACGCTGCGAGCGTCCCCCTGGCCCGGCGGCTGCTGCTGCGGACGATGGAGACGGCGGGGGTCGACCCGGACATCTGTTTCGATGTGTCGGTCGCCCTCAGCGAGGCGTGTGCCAACGCCGTGGAGCACGGCGGCGCGGCGCGCCCCGGCGGGGCGTCGGGCGCGTACCGGGTCAGTGCGTACCTGGACGGCGAGAAGTGCTGTATCGAGGTGGCCGACTCGGGTCCTGGTTTCCCGTCGGCCCCGCACCCCAGACCGGCCGCCGCCCGGGCCCCGGTGTCCGACGACGCCGAGCACGGCCGGGGACTGCGGATCATCCGGGAGCTGGCCGATCACGTGCACTTCACCAACCGCCCGGGCCGCGGCGGCGCCGTCGTCAGCTTCGACAAGATCCTCAAATGGACCGAGGACGCACCCCTGATGACGGTCTGATCCCCCCTGATCCCCCCTGATTCCGCTGATCCCCCGACCTCCTGATCCCTCTGGCCCTCTGGCCCTCTGGCCCTCTGGCCCGGTGGTCCGGTCGGCCGGTCAGGCGTCGGACGGTGCGCGGACACCGGCAAGGCGCCCGGACCCCCCGCGGTCCGCGCTCACAGCACCGCTTCCAGCCGCAGCGGGTCGGGCAGTTCGCGCCGGTAACGCCGCAGCGGTCCGCCGGGCTTCACGCCCGCCGTGACCGTACAGCTCAGTTCGGTCACCGTCCCGGCGCCGCAGCGCACCACGAGCCCGAGCGGATAGCTGCCGGTCAGCTCGGTCGCCTCGGTGCGGCGGAACTCCCACGCGGGCCTGGCGCTGCCGAGGTCCATCGCCTGGACGAGCGGCTGATGGGTGGTGAAGTCGCGGGTCCGGCCGAGCTCGCCCAGGGACGCCTCGGCGCCGAGCAGCGCGAGTTGCGGTCCGAGCCGCCAGGACCGCTGGGACCGCACCTCGTCGGTCAGCCGCAGCGGGTCCATCGAGTGGACGACCGGCTGCGGCGCCCAGCCGGTGGACGACAGGGTGATCCCGACATGGGCGAACTCCAGCCGGGGGGAACGCGGTCCGGTGGCGAAGGTGATCGCGAGCCGGACCAGATAGTGGTCGTAGAGGGCGGCCTGCTCCTTGGCGTACCGCGCGAGTTCCGGGTCGGCGGCGAGCTCCTCGGGCGTCAGCCGCACCGCGTGCGGCCCACCGACCCGGACCCGCCCGGCCAGCGGCTCCGTCCCGTCCCCTCCGGCGGGCACGGGCCCGCCGGTGTCCCGCAGGACGCCCATGGGCGTCAGGACCAGGTCCCGCTCGACCAGCTGGGGATCGTTCAGTTCGATCATCGGCCACCTCCCGGGCTCGGGCCACGGCCGCGGAGGTGGTGGGCTGTCATGACGAGCCCCCGGTGCCGCGTCCCCCGCGGGTACCCATGCCCGGAAGCCTAACGACCGCGGACCGGTCACGCCCAACTCCGGGGCGAACCAGGGCGGATGGGCCGGACCGGGGACGCGTGCCCGTCCGGAGATGTGGAGGTACGCCGACGGGCCCGGGACACCTGAAGGTCCCGGGCCCGTCGGCCGTGCGCGGCCCGCCGGAGGGCGTCCCGCTGGACCGCGCCCCCGCCGGAGGCCGTCCCGCCGGGCCCCGTCAGGGCATCGCGCTCAGCCCTGCTGGAGCTTCGCCATCCACAGCTCGATCTCGTCGGAGCGCCGGGGCAG includes:
- a CDS encoding YcnI family copper-binding membrane protein — protein: MKKSRVPLYAATVAATASAVVVLSSPAFAHVSVQPEGEAAKGGYATIGFKVPNERDDASTTKLEVTFPGGQPLASVLPQPVPGWKAEVTKGKLDKPLKIHGNEITEAVTKVTWTADGKGIEPGFFQRFPVSVGQLPEKGDELVFKAVQTYSNKEVVRWIEVPGAGGEEPQFPAPVLALSEAEDDHHGSGDDDKAEDKATATAGSKDAEAKDDKADGHDGHESSSAAGSDDSDTTARVLGVTGIVVGLLGAAFGVFASRRKNSTG
- a CDS encoding ATP-binding protein; this encodes MSISWSLHLRRDAASVPLARRLLLRTMETAGVDPDICFDVSVALSEACANAVEHGGAARPGGASGAYRVSAYLDGEKCCIEVADSGPGFPSAPHPRPAAARAPVSDDAEHGRGLRIIRELADHVHFTNRPGRGGAVVSFDKILKWTEDAPLMTV